From Brassica oleracea var. oleracea cultivar TO1000 chromosome C3, BOL, whole genome shotgun sequence, a single genomic window includes:
- the LOC106334643 gene encoding uncharacterized protein LOC106334643 isoform X2, with translation MSDQGEKTCPLCAEEMDLTDQQLKPCKCGYQICVWCWHHIVDMAEKDQIEGRCPACRTPYDKEKIVGMTVDCDSLAFETNMERKKTQKSRSKPSEGRKQLTSVRVIQRNLVYIVGLPLNLADEDLLYHKEYFGQYGKVLKVSMSRTSSGAIQLFPNDTCSVYITYAKEEEAVRCIQAVHGFILDGKSLKACFGTTKYCHAWLRNAACVNPDCLYLHEVGSQEDSFTKDEAIYSHTRSRVQQITGATNILHQRSGSMLPPPLDDFCSDSSSAKPIAKVPSSNAVSVARYSPPSGSGSSSRSTALPAAAAWGTHNANQQSLATSVTSNGSSDIQRTTPVNGTLAFSAVVANAAHGPVSSSNILKRPLGKEENQKAVDKSKLRVLKPLQHNVVVGSGSKRTTSPDRDSPSNRLSSSTDSSYDGRDIDKSSAVVGSSDDSEDGVEDVSQMEITTDSRDDRPDIAIRSECDQGSNRQPDHEISKLPHPEQCKIDSSINIDEKAIPSETGVPCTRPEWDWRLDLQSQMQVSSKLDVEDMSSLDRQRHHHEEDVTNSLFLSNSSSSILDSNHLASRSSLPCEPSGVNGSDLRFPSDRGSSDIGEQSMFSVEHSLFANEGRNKVHSTEDEIISNILSLDFDPWDESLTSPHNLAELLDKVDQRASPLKPSNLLKQHNSQSRFSFAQESTNQAFDRENHSVYGQFSRDRPIPESVVSRDIYRDNLGNLNGFASNYSGGLDNVSASPLFSSYKTPVSRPQVSAPPGFSAPSRLPPPGFSSHQRVGLSSDTAPGTRFLDSAAMLRNTYQIQPPVGNPSSASDIEFADPAILAVGRGMVNADLDMRSSFSSQMNSYGNETGHQMLRQQSLSAAQQQVNGFHHDLRNLSPSLAETYGFSSRLMDHQAHGSNLSLFSQHPRQQPSANPVLSNGHWDKWNEGQSVNSLAMAELLRNERLGFTGSLYSNGYEEPKFRTPSPGDVYNRTYGM, from the exons ATGAGTGACCAAGGAGAGAAGACTTGCCCACTATGTGCTGAAGAGATGGATCTCACTGATCAGCAATTGAAGCCTTGCAAATGTGGCTATCAG ATTTGTGTTTGGTGCTGGCATCACATAGTAGACATGGCAGAGAAAGATCAGATAGAAGGGCGTTGTCCTGCTTGTCGCACTCCATATGACAAAGAAAAGATTGTAGGGATGACTGTTGACTGCGACAG TCTGGCCTTTGAAACCAACATGGAGCGCAAGAAGACTCAAAAGTCAAGATCAAAACCTTCTGAAGGGAGAAAGCAACTCACTAGTGTGCGCGTCATCCAAAGGAATCTTGTTTACATTGTTGGGTTGCCCCTTAATCTAGCAGATGAAGAT CTACTCTATCATAAAGAATATTTCGGTCAGTATGGAAAAGTTCTCAAGGTTTCCATGTCCCGAACATCATCTGGTGCCATCCAATTATTCCCAAATGATACATGCAGTGT ATATATTACTTATGCAAAAGAGGAAGAGGCTGTCCGTTGCATCCAGGCCGTTCATGGGTTTATCTTGGATGGGAAATCACTGAA GGCGTGTTTTGGGACAACCAAGTATTGTCATGCATGGCTGAGAAATGCG GCGTGTGTTAATCCTGATTGTCTCTATCTGCACGAGGTCGGTTCACAAGAGGATAGTTTCACAAAAGATGAGGCCATATATTCCCATACAAG GAGTAGAGTTCAGCAAATCACCGGAGCAACAAACATTCTGCATCAACGTTCAGGAAGCATGCTACCTCCACCACTAGATGATTTCTGCAGTGACAGTTCTTCTGCTAAACCAATTGCAAAAGTCCCTTCAAGT AATGCAGTAAGTGTTGCCAGGTATTCTCCACCTAGTGGGAGTGGGAGCTCTAGCAGATCCACTGCTCTTCCTGCTGCAGCGGCATG GGGGACACATAATGCAAACCAGCAGTCTTTAGCAACTTCGGTTACCTCAAATGGATCTTCTGATATACAAAGAACGACCCCAGTAAATGGAACCTTGGCCTTTTCTGCTGTTGTTGCAAACGCAGCTCATGGCCCTGTATCCTCTAGTAACATTCTTAAGAGACCATTAGGCAAAGAAGAAAATCAAAAAGCTGTTGACAAAAGCAAACTTAGGGTTTTGAAGCCTTTGCAGCATAATGTTGTGGTTGGTTCTGGGTCCAAGAGAACCACCTCACCTGATAGAGATTCTCCTAGCAATCGGTTATCCAGTTCAACAGACTCTTCCTACGATGGCAGAGACATTGACAAGTCTTCAGCTGTTGTGGGCTCGTCTGACGATTCAGAGGATGGTGTAGAAGATGTTTCACAAATGGAGATAACTACCGATTCCAGAGATGACCGTCCTGATATTGCGATTCGTAGTGAGTGTGATCAAGGTTCTAATAGACAACCTGATCATGAAATATCAAAGTTGCCACATCCAGAGCAATGCAAGATAGATAGCTCTATAAACATTGATGAAAAAGCTATTCCATCAGAGACTGGGGTTCCCTGCACGAGGCCAGAGTGGGATTGGAGATTAGATTTGCAATCCCAGATGCAAGTTAGCTCAAAATTGGATGTGGAGGATATGTCATCACTAGATAGACAAAGGCATCACCATGAAGAGGATGTTACCAACTCACTGTTTTTGTCTAATTCTTCAAGTTCCATTTTGGATTCAAATCATCTGGCTTCTCGTTCTTCCCTACCTTGTGAACCGTCAGGTGTAAACGGTTCAGACTTGAGGTTCCCTTCGGATCGAGGCAGCAGCGATATTGGTGAGCAATCCATGTTCAGTGTGGAGCACTCTCTGTTTGCTAATGAAGGCAGGAACAAAGTTCATAGTACAGAGGACGAAATAATCTCAAACATTTTGTCACTCGACTTTGATCCATGGGATGAATCCTTAACTTCACCCCACAATTTGGCTGAGTTACTAGACAAAGTTGATCAGCGAGCCAGTCCTCTAAAACCTTCAAACCTCCTGAAGCAACATAACAGCCAGTCCAGATTTTCTTTTGCACAAGAATCTACTAATCAAGCATTTGACAGGGAGAATCATAGCGTTTATGGGCAGTTTTCAAGAGATAGGCCTATTCCAGAGTCTGTAGTGAGTCGAGATATTTATCGGGATAATCTCGGGAATCTAAATGGATTTGCTTCAAACTATTCCGGTGGATTAGATAATGTTTCTGCTAGTCCTTTATTTTCATCGTACAAGACTCCTG TTTCACGACCTCAAGTTTCTGCTCCTCCAGGATTTTCTGCGCCGAGCAGGTTACCTCCTCCTGGCTTCTCTTCACATCAAAGAGTGGGCCTATCTTCAGATACGGCACCAG GAACTCGTTTTCTTGACTCTGCTGCCATGTTGAGGAATACATATCAAATACAGCCTCCAGTTGGGAATCCGAGTAGTGCGAGTGATATAGAGTTCGCGGATCCTGCTATTCTAGCGGTTGGGAGAGGGATGGTAAATGCAGACTTGGATATGAGATCAAGTTTCTCATCACAAATGAATTCTTATGGGAACGAGACAGGACACCAAATGTTGAGACAGCAGTCTCTGTCTGCTGCACAACAACAAGTCAATGGGTTTCATCATGATCTCAGAAACTTATCTCCTTCACTTGCAGAAACTTACGGATTTAGCTCAAGGCTAATGGACCATCAGGCACATGGAAGTAATTTATCTCTTTTCTCACAGCACCCAAGACAACAACCATCTGCAAATCCAGTCTTGTCTAATGGTCACTGGGATAAGTGGAATGAAGGCCAAAGTGTGAACTCTCTAGCCATGGCCGAGCTTCTTAGGAATGAACGGCTGGGATTCACCGGGAGCCTATACAGCAATGGATATGAAGAACCAAAATTCCGGACTCCAAGTCCGGGAGATGTGTATAATAGAACATATGGGATGTAA